The following are from one region of the Nicotiana tomentosiformis chromosome 7, ASM39032v3, whole genome shotgun sequence genome:
- the LOC138895063 gene encoding adhesin AWP1-like: MGDAARPWLAEMLAAPGPPPPWITAGVPIARDTLNFEANGWQTFVCSRIDLSQNENNLPPRAVLVASIIAVYPINVGAIMSANISVVVRKGESSYPYPNTLTEYITDSKVEPRSFDTKVRAKKPFLWYSLQGPGNPKFKGKATATIGQSDEPSVVVTHSAAEPSTTLMPSTSAGPSTETAGMPPPSSSRPSAPVPASSIYPLTALRVSQTLASLNNYIQTTTSKLSDISSVVAAESSTPAAPQVPPSVEKTLKKILDNQKTIMDTLVAHGGAIEELGK, encoded by the coding sequence atgggtgatgcagctcgcccttggctagcagAGATGTTGGCAGcaccaggaccaccaccaccgtgGATCACAGCGGGGGTTCCCATTGCACGGgacaccctcaactttgaagctAATGGGTGGCAAACTTTTGTGTGCAGCCGTATTGACCTAAGCCAGAATGAGAACAATCTTCCGCCCCGAGCAGTTTTGGTGGCATCTATCATTGCTgtgtacccaatcaatgtgggtgccatcatgtcggccaacataTCAGTGGTTGTCCGGAAAGGTGAAagctcctacccatatcccaacaccctcACAGAATATATCACAGATTCAAAGGTGGAGCCGAGGAGTTTTGATACAAAAGTGCGGGCCAAGAAGCCCTTCTTATGGTACTCCTTGCAAGGTCCAGgaaacccaaagttcaagggtaaggcaactgCCACCATTggtcagtctgatgagccatcggtggtggttACACATTCTGCTGCTGAGCCATCTACAACTCTCATGCCTTCCACATCAGCCGGTCCTTCCACCGAGACAGCTGGCATGCcaccaccttcatcttctagaccATCAGCACCAGTGCCTGCCTCATCCATATATCCACTCACTGCACTGCGAGTCTctcagacattggcgagtctcaacaactacaTACAGACAACTACTtcaaagttgtctgacatatccagtgttgttgcagcagAGTCGTCTACACCAGCAGCGCCACAGGTTCCTCCATCAGTGGagaaaacattgaagaagatcctggacaaccagaagaccattatggatacactggtggcacatgggggagctattgaggagttgggcaaatag
- the LOC117277769 gene encoding receptor-like serine/threonine-protein kinase ALE2: MTAITPSSYEVHPHLSTEQGPLIPPSPSFHTKSYPKTNLRHQSHSPLTAGSSVPPLLAPLKSPESHDSPAIAPSPDASSRPTKKPFLSPKMSPVGSSPRHPKIPHPFQALPPPPPNEDCASLACAEPFTNGPPKAPCVCVLPMRVGLHLSVALYTFFPLVSELATEITVGVFIDPSQVHIMGANSASQYPEKTIVLIDLVPLGEKFDNTTAFLTSQRFWHKQVLIKASLFGDYDVLYVQYPSLPPSHPSATSDIDTIGSRPYPGDNNGRTIQPLGIDVSGQRHKSGPNRSVIAVIVLSASIAVILCCAATWVFLFRHRDRGCQSNPTLRTTLPSLEKSSGVDKEISPLDWHDRMKIALGAARGLAYLHEDSSPRVIHRDFKSSNILLEHDFTPKVSDFGLARAALDVLAPEYAMTGHLLVKSDVYSYGVVLLELLTGRKPVDMSQPPGQENLVAWARPLLTSEDGGLELIVDSTLGPDFPFDDIVKVAAIASMCVQPEVSHRPFMGEVVQALKLVCSEGEHTKEFVSRSCSRDDLSIDMDARMSTASGQLLNPRSPVSNSDSELDVERGLSMSDLLSPLARFGKKDSSPFRRYSSSGPFRTGKTRRLWQKMRRLSTGSVSEHGMMFGLQPGSH, encoded by the exons ATGACAGCAATCACTCCGTCATCTTATGAAGTTCATCCTCATCTTTCAACTGAACAAG GTCCATTGATACCTCCATCTCCTTCGTTTCACACAAAATCATATCCAAAGACTAACCTTAGGCACCAATCTCATTCACCGTTAACTGCAG GATCATCGGTCCCGCCACTTCTTGCGCCTTTAAAATCTCCAGAAAGCCATGATTCTCCTGCAATAGCACCCTCTCCGGATGCTTCATCTAGACCAACTAAAA agccatttctttcccCTAAAATGTCTCCCGTTGGGTCTTCACCAAGGCATCCAAAGATACCGCATCCATTTCAAGCACTACCACCGCCACCTCCTAACGAAG ATTGCGCATCATTGGCTTGTGCGGAGCCTTTCACAAATGGTCCACCAAAAgcaccttgtgtttgtgtcttgccCATGCGAGTTGGACTACACCTTAGTGTAGCACTTTACACCTTCTTCCCTTTGGTTTCGGAGCTGGCTACAGAAATCACTGTTGGTGTATTTATAGATCCAAGTCAAGTCCATATTATGGGAGCAAATTCAGCCAGCCAGTATCCAGAAAAGACCATTGTCCTTATTGATTTGGTACCCCTTGGAGAAAAATTTGATAACACTACAGCATTTCTGACATCTCAAAGATTCTGGCACAAACAAGTTCTTATAAAAGCTTCACTCTTTGGTGATTATGATGTATTGTATGTGCAATATCCAA GTCTTCCTCCCTCCCATCCTTCAGCAACTTCAGACATTGATACCATAGGTAGCCGACCATATCCTGGTGATAATAACGGAAGGACCATACAGCCCCTTGGCATTGATGTGAGCGGGCAAAGGCACAAAAGTGGGCCAAATCGGAGTGTCATAGCAGTAATTGTATTGTCAGCCTCTATCGCAGTTATTTTATGCTGTGCCGCGACATGGGTTTTTCTTTTCAGACATAGAGATCGCGGATGTCAGTCAAACCCAACTCTGCGAACTACATTACCATCCCTTGAAAAGTCATCAG GTGTTGACAAGGAAATTTCTCCACTTGATTGGCATGACCGAATGAAAATAGCACTTGGTGCTGCCCGAGGCCTGGCCTATTTGCATGAAGATTCCAGTCCCCGTGTCATACACAGGGATTTTAAATCTAGCAACATCTTACTGGAACATGATTTCACCCCAAAAGTGTCTGATTTTGGTTTGGCTAGAGCTGCATTAGAT GTATTAGCTCCAGAATATGCTATGACGGGGCATCTCCTTGTAAAGAGTGATGTTTACAGCTATGGGGTTGTCCTACTTGAGCTGCTAACCGGAAGAAAGCCGGTGGATATGTCCCAACCACCTGGTCAAGAGAATTTAGTGGCTTGGGCACGCCCACTCCTAACGAGTGAAGATGGTGGTCTGGAGTTGATTGTGGACTCTACTTTGGGGCCTGATTTCCCTTTTGATGACATTGTAAAAGTAGCTGCTATTGCTTCAATGTGTGTTCAACCAGAGGTATCGCACAGGCCTTTTATGGGTGAGGTCGTCCAGGCTTTGAAGTTGGTGTGCAGCGAAGGTGAACATACAAAAGAATTCGTGTCTCGAAGTTGTAGCCGAGATGATCTATCTATTGACATGGATGCTAGGATGAGTACAGCTTCGGGCCAACTTTTGAACCCTCGATCACCGGTCTCTAACTCCGACAGTGAGCTGGATGTTGAGAGGGGACTCTCAATGTCCGATTTACTGAGTCCATTAGCAAGATTTGGAAAGAAAGATTCCAGTCCATTTAGGAGGTACTCAAGCTCAGGTCCTTTCAGAACAGGAAAAACCAGGAGGCTATGGCAAAAAATGAGACGATTATCTACAGGTAGTGTAAGCGAGCATGGGATGATGTTTGGGTTGCAGCCTGGATCCCACTAA